A genomic segment from Paraburkholderia hayleyella encodes:
- the mog gene encoding molybdopterin adenylyltransferase has protein sequence MTTTPRTRMTTPTPSPTPSLRHPDEIVIGLVSVSDRASKGVYDDQGIPALISWLDSALASPWRAETRLIEDDAAVISATLIELVDTAGCDLVLTTGGTGPARRDVTPEATLAVGTKEMPGFGEQMRQISLNFVPTAILSRQVAVIRETPGHAALIINLPGQPKAIRETLEGLREASGALQVPGIFPAVPYCIDLIGGPYVTTHAAVVTAFRPKSAQRASS, from the coding sequence ATGACAACAACCCCGAGGACGCGCATGACGACACCGACACCCAGCCCGACACCCAGCCTTAGGCATCCCGATGAAATCGTCATTGGCCTGGTCTCGGTCAGCGACCGTGCCAGTAAGGGGGTCTATGACGATCAGGGCATTCCGGCGCTGATCTCATGGCTGGATAGCGCGCTCGCCTCGCCGTGGCGGGCGGAAACCCGGTTGATAGAGGACGATGCGGCGGTTATTTCAGCCACGCTAATCGAACTCGTCGATACGGCGGGTTGCGACCTCGTGCTGACAACCGGCGGCACCGGCCCGGCCCGGCGCGATGTCACACCGGAGGCAACGCTCGCGGTGGGGACGAAAGAGATGCCGGGATTCGGCGAGCAGATGCGGCAGATCAGCCTGAATTTCGTGCCAACCGCTATCTTGTCGCGTCAGGTCGCGGTGATCCGCGAGACACCGGGGCACGCCGCACTGATTATCAACTTGCCCGGACAGCCGAAAGCGATCCGCGAAACGCTCGAAGGACTGCGCGAGGCAAGTGGCGCACTACAGGTGCCCGGCATTTTCCCGGCGGTACCTTACTGCATCGACCTGATCGGCGGCCCTTATGTCACCACGCATGCGGCGGTTGTCACGGCATTCCGGCCTAAAAGCGCGCAACGGGCATCCTCCTGA
- a CDS encoding acyl-CoA thioesterase, whose amino-acid sequence MNLPEIAAMDRSETVFRFLAEPSSVNFGGKVHGGALMKWIDETAYACSAVWSGRYCVTVSVGNIRFRRPVLVGNLVELRARIVNTGRTSMHIHVSVHAGDPKGGELLQTTDCLVVMVAVNENGQPVPVPSFVPETDEQKRLAQYAMEVRAALDAIVDLKPEEVTKGRV is encoded by the coding sequence ATGAATCTTCCTGAGATTGCCGCGATGGACCGCTCCGAGACCGTCTTCCGCTTTCTCGCCGAGCCGAGTTCCGTCAACTTTGGCGGCAAGGTACACGGCGGAGCGCTCATGAAGTGGATTGACGAGACCGCTTACGCCTGTTCCGCTGTCTGGTCCGGACGCTATTGCGTCACGGTGAGCGTGGGCAATATCCGTTTTCGCCGCCCGGTTCTGGTGGGCAATCTTGTCGAATTGCGCGCGCGGATTGTCAACACGGGACGCACCAGCATGCATATTCATGTATCCGTGCATGCCGGTGACCCGAAAGGCGGAGAACTTTTGCAAACCACCGATTGTCTGGTGGTGATGGTGGCGGTGAATGAGAATGGACAGCCCGTACCGGTACCGTCATTCGTGCCCGAAACCGATGAACAAAAACGCCTTGCCCAATACGCCATGGAAGTGAGGGCCGCGCTCGACGCGATTGTCGATCTCAAGCCCGAAGAGGTAACGAAAGGCCGGGTGTGA
- a CDS encoding thymidylate synthase: MKQYLDLVRTILETGTWQENRTGIRTISLPGAMLRFDLQQGFPAVTTKKLAFKSAVGELVGFLRASRSAAEFRALGCKVWDANANDNPQWLANPYRSGPDDLGDVYGVQWRQWPAYKVLAADAHAQLADAMARGFQQVTRFEENGQPKVLLYKAIDQLRQCLDTIMKNPADRRILFHAWNPAVLDQIALPACHLLYQFLPNVARREISLCLYIRSNDVGLGTPFNLTEGAALLQLVGRLTGYTPRWFTYFIGDAHIYENQLDMLQQQLTREPYESPRCVIAERVPDYARTGVYEPEWLEKIEPADFSLEGYQHHPPLSAPMAV; the protein is encoded by the coding sequence ATGAAACAGTACCTTGACCTCGTTCGCACGATTCTCGAAACCGGCACATGGCAGGAGAACCGCACAGGCATTCGCACCATCAGCTTGCCTGGGGCGATGCTGCGCTTCGATCTGCAGCAGGGTTTTCCGGCGGTGACGACGAAAAAACTCGCATTTAAATCAGCGGTGGGCGAGCTCGTGGGGTTTTTGCGCGCATCGCGCAGTGCGGCGGAGTTTCGCGCGCTCGGTTGCAAGGTTTGGGATGCCAATGCCAATGACAATCCACAGTGGCTGGCGAATCCTTATCGCAGCGGGCCCGATGATCTGGGTGACGTGTACGGGGTGCAATGGCGTCAATGGCCGGCTTACAAGGTGCTCGCCGCCGATGCCCACGCCCAGCTCGCGGATGCCATGGCGCGTGGCTTTCAGCAGGTCACCCGGTTCGAGGAGAACGGCCAGCCCAAGGTGCTGCTGTACAAGGCCATCGATCAACTGCGGCAATGCCTCGACACCATCATGAAGAACCCGGCTGACCGGCGCATTCTGTTTCATGCATGGAACCCGGCCGTGCTCGATCAGATCGCCTTGCCCGCATGTCATTTGCTGTATCAGTTCTTGCCGAATGTCGCGCGCCGCGAAATTTCGTTATGCCTTTATATTCGCAGCAACGATGTCGGCCTTGGCACGCCCTTCAACCTGACCGAAGGCGCGGCGCTGCTGCAACTGGTGGGGCGCTTGACGGGCTATACGCCACGCTGGTTCACTTATTTCATTGGTGATGCGCACATCTACGAGAACCAGCTCGACATGCTGCAGCAGCAACTGACGCGCGAGCCTTATGAGAGCCCGCGCTGCGTGATCGCCGAGCGGGTGCCCGATTACGCGCGCACTGGGGTCTATGAGCCAGAGTGGCTGGAAAAAATCGAACCAGCGGATTTTTCGCTAGAAGGCTACCAGCATCATCCGCCGCTCAGCGCGCCGATGGCGGTCTGA
- a CDS encoding dihydrofolate reductase, with translation MTTTLTLIVARARNGVIGRDNQLPWRLPEDLAFFKRTTMGAPIIMGRKTHESIGRALPGRRNIVVTRDAARRFPNCDVATSLAEALTLAAQDQAPEAFLIGGAQLYAEGMRYADKLIITEISADFEGDATFPAPDPVHWKEAAHETHRAHAPNDFDYAFVTYERQTPGEHPGGY, from the coding sequence ATGACGACCACGCTGACCCTGATCGTCGCTCGCGCCCGCAATGGCGTGATCGGCCGTGACAACCAGTTGCCCTGGCGGCTTCCCGAAGACCTCGCGTTCTTCAAGCGCACAACGATGGGCGCGCCGATCATCATGGGCCGCAAAACGCATGAATCCATCGGCCGCGCGCTACCAGGACGGCGCAATATTGTCGTCACGCGCGATGCCGCGCGACGCTTTCCCAACTGCGATGTCGCCACCAGCCTTGCCGAAGCGCTCACGCTTGCTGCCCAGGATCAGGCGCCGGAAGCCTTTCTGATCGGCGGCGCGCAACTGTACGCCGAAGGCATGCGCTACGCTGACAAGCTGATCATCACCGAGATCTCGGCCGATTTCGAAGGCGATGCGACTTTCCCCGCCCCAGATCCTGTCCACTGGAAAGAAGCCGCTCACGAAACGCATCGGGCGCACGCACCCAACGATTTCGATTACGCCTTCGTCACTTACGAACGGCAAACACCTGGCGAGCACCCTGGCGGCTATTAG
- a CDS encoding M48 family metallopeptidase — protein sequence MPTLYFTVLFTAAVLAMTLVKLWLATRQIRFVAAHRAEVPAQFSNAIPLSAHQRAADYTIARTRLAMVEIIVSSAVLIGLTLLGGIQTLDLAFSDWLGRDYAGQIALVAAVIALLSVIDLPFEYYRQFVIEARFGFNRMSRGIFCADRVKGLMLGVALGLPLLFAVLWLMNQAGSLWWLWTWVVWVAFQMLVLVLYPTLIAPLFNKFEPLQDDALKSRIEALMQRCGFAAKGLFVMDGSRRSAHGNAYFTGFGAARRIVFFDTLLARLNGSEIEAVLAHELGHFKRRHVIKRMAVTFALSLVLLALLGWLSQCVWFYEGLGVRPSLIGGNNGLALVLFFLVAPVFLFFVTPLGSLSSRKHEFEADAFAATQTDTQDLVNALVKLYEDNASTLTPDPLYTAFYYSHPPAAQRIERLQRPLA from the coding sequence ATGCCTACCCTGTACTTCACCGTTCTGTTCACCGCCGCCGTTCTGGCCATGACACTCGTCAAACTTTGGCTCGCCACGCGGCAAATCCGCTTTGTCGCGGCGCATCGCGCCGAAGTGCCGGCCCAGTTCAGCAATGCCATCCCCTTGAGCGCCCACCAGCGCGCCGCCGATTACACCATCGCCCGCACCCGGCTGGCGATGGTTGAGATCATTGTGAGCTCGGCGGTACTGATTGGCCTGACACTACTCGGTGGCATCCAGACACTCGATCTGGCCTTCAGCGACTGGCTGGGCCGCGACTACGCCGGACAAATCGCACTGGTCGCCGCCGTCATCGCGCTGCTCAGCGTCATCGATCTGCCCTTCGAGTATTACCGTCAGTTTGTCATCGAAGCGCGCTTCGGTTTTAACCGGATGAGTCGTGGCATTTTCTGCGCCGATCGCGTGAAAGGCCTGATGCTAGGCGTGGCACTCGGACTGCCGCTGCTGTTCGCGGTGCTCTGGCTCATGAATCAGGCAGGCAGCCTGTGGTGGCTATGGACATGGGTGGTCTGGGTCGCGTTCCAGATGCTCGTGCTGGTGCTCTACCCCACACTCATCGCGCCACTCTTCAACAAGTTCGAACCCCTCCAGGACGACGCGCTGAAAAGCCGTATCGAAGCGCTCATGCAGCGCTGCGGTTTTGCCGCCAAGGGGCTCTTTGTCATGGATGGCAGCCGCCGCTCGGCGCACGGCAATGCGTATTTCACGGGCTTTGGCGCCGCGCGGCGCATTGTCTTTTTCGATACCCTGCTCGCCCGCCTAAACGGCTCCGAGATCGAAGCCGTTTTAGCCCATGAACTCGGGCACTTCAAACGGCGCCACGTCATCAAGCGGATGGCTGTCACGTTCGCACTCAGTCTGGTTCTGCTCGCGCTGCTCGGCTGGCTGTCGCAGTGCGTGTGGTTCTACGAAGGGCTCGGCGTGCGGCCCTCGTTGATCGGCGGCAACAACGGTCTCGCGCTTGTATTGTTTTTTCTTGTTGCGCCGGTTTTTCTGTTTTTCGTCACGCCGCTTGGCAGCCTCAGTTCGCGCAAGCATGAATTCGAAGCCGATGCGTTCGCCGCCACCCAAACCGATACCCAGGACCTCGTGAACGCACTCGTCAAACTCTACGAAGACAATGCCTCGACCCTCACGCCTGACCCGCTCTATACCGCGTTCTATTATTCGCATCCGCCTGCGGCACAGCGGATCGAGCGTCTGCAACGGCCCCTCGCATGA
- the orn gene encoding oligoribonuclease, with product MTETSVTPTSLPLVRSEMNLVWLDMEMTGLDPDHDRIIEIAVVVTNSALDRLVEGPVLAIHQSAETLARMDQWNQNTHGRSGLIARVQASMVSEADAIECIREFLGEYVPPGKSPMCGNSICQDRRFMARWMPELERFFHYRNLDVSTLKELCRRWQPGIYKGFQKRAMHTALADIHESIDELKYYREHFLLPAARVSPDAAAGSA from the coding sequence ATGACTGAAACTTCTGTAACTCCGACCTCGTTACCGCTCGTGCGCAGCGAGATGAATCTTGTCTGGCTCGATATGGAAATGACAGGGCTTGATCCCGATCACGACCGCATCATCGAAATTGCCGTGGTCGTCACGAACTCGGCGCTGGACCGCCTTGTTGAAGGTCCCGTGCTCGCTATCCACCAAAGCGCCGAGACGCTCGCCAGAATGGACCAGTGGAACCAGAACACCCATGGCCGCTCAGGTCTGATCGCGCGGGTGCAGGCTTCAATGGTGAGCGAGGCCGACGCGATCGAATGCATCCGCGAGTTTCTCGGGGAGTATGTGCCGCCTGGCAAATCTCCCATGTGCGGCAATTCGATTTGTCAGGATCGCCGTTTCATGGCGCGCTGGATGCCGGAGCTGGAGCGCTTTTTTCACTATCGCAATCTCGACGTGAGCACCTTGAAAGAGCTTTGCCGCCGCTGGCAGCCTGGTATTTACAAGGGCTTCCAGAAGCGCGCGATGCATACCGCGCTGGCCGATATTCACGAATCCATTGATGAACTGAAATACTACCGCGAGCATTTTTTGCTCCCAGCGGCGCGGGTTTCTCCGGATGCCGCAGCGGGCAGTGCGTAA
- the argH gene encoding argininosuccinate lyase, which produces MTSQLHKKGEAWSARFSEPMSDLVKRYTSSVFFDKRLGLVDIEGSLAHAAMLAAQKIISADDLAAIQQGMAQIRGEIERGEFDWQLDLEDVHLNIEARLTALIGDAGKRLHTGRSRNDQVATDIRLWLRGEIDRIDSLLKALRAALIDLAQQHAATIMPGFTHLQVAQPVTFGHHLLAYVEMFARDTERMRDCRKRVNRLPLGAAALAGTSYPIDRAAVARTLGFDGLCANSLDAVSDRDFAIEFTAAAALVMTHVSRLAEELVLWMSPRVGFIDLADRFCTGSSIMPQKKNPDVPELARGKTGRVNGHLMALLTLMKGQPLAYNKDNQEDKEPLFDTVDTVVDTLRIFAEMVAGITVKPEAMRAAALQGFSTATDLADYLVKRGLAFRDAHEAVARAVRVCEARQCDLAELTLEEMRAELPGVAHLIGAEVFEYLTLEGSVASRNHPGGTAPAQVLAAAKAAREAL; this is translated from the coding sequence ATGACGTCCCAATTGCATAAAAAAGGCGAGGCCTGGTCGGCCCGTTTCTCCGAACCCATGTCGGATCTCGTCAAACGCTATACGTCGTCGGTGTTTTTCGACAAACGTCTCGGCCTCGTGGATATCGAAGGCTCGCTCGCGCATGCCGCCATGCTGGCCGCGCAAAAGATCATCAGCGCCGACGATCTCGCCGCTATCCAGCAAGGCATGGCGCAGATTCGCGGCGAAATCGAACGAGGCGAATTCGACTGGCAACTCGATCTGGAAGATGTGCACCTGAATATCGAAGCCCGTCTGACCGCGCTGATCGGCGATGCGGGCAAACGCCTGCATACCGGCCGCTCGCGTAACGATCAGGTGGCCACCGATATCCGCCTGTGGCTGCGCGGTGAAATCGACCGCATCGACTCGCTGCTGAAGGCGCTGCGCGCCGCGCTGATCGACCTCGCGCAACAGCACGCCGCGACCATCATGCCGGGCTTCACGCATTTGCAGGTGGCGCAGCCGGTGACCTTCGGTCACCACTTGCTGGCTTATGTCGAGATGTTCGCGCGCGACACCGAACGCATGCGCGACTGCCGCAAGCGGGTGAACCGCCTGCCGCTGGGCGCGGCGGCGCTCGCCGGAACCAGCTATCCGATTGACCGCGCCGCTGTCGCGCGCACGCTGGGTTTTGACGGCCTGTGCGCAAACTCGCTCGATGCCGTCTCGGACCGTGATTTCGCCATTGAATTCACGGCGGCGGCGGCCCTCGTGATGACCCACGTGTCGCGCCTCGCCGAAGAGCTCGTGCTGTGGATGAGCCCGCGCGTCGGCTTCATAGATCTGGCGGACCGTTTTTGCACGGGTTCGTCGATCATGCCGCAAAAGAAAAACCCCGACGTGCCCGAGCTGGCACGTGGCAAGACCGGACGCGTCAATGGCCATCTGATGGCGTTGCTGACGCTGATGAAGGGGCAGCCGCTGGCCTACAACAAAGACAACCAGGAAGACAAGGAACCGCTCTTCGACACGGTCGATACGGTCGTGGACACGCTGCGCATTTTCGCCGAGATGGTCGCGGGCATCACCGTCAAGCCCGAGGCGATGCGTGCCGCCGCCTTGCAGGGGTTTTCGACAGCGACCGATCTGGCGGATTATCTGGTCAAGCGCGGGCTGGCGTTCCGCGATGCTCACGAAGCTGTGGCACGCGCCGTGCGGGTATGCGAGGCCCGTCAATGCGACCTGGCGGAGCTGACGCTCGAAGAAATGCGCGCGGAGTTACCCGGCGTCGCGCACCTGATTGGCGCGGAGGTGTTCGAATATCTGACGCTTGAGGGCTCGGTAGCGAGCCGCAATCATCCGGGCGGTACTGCGCCCGCGCAAGTGCTGGCAGCCGCCAAGGCCGCACGCGAAGCGTTGTGA
- the pmbA gene encoding metalloprotease PmbA, whose protein sequence is MAAHKDVKQRFFPHTQDELKEIASDILRHAKSLGATDAATEISEGDGLSVSVRRAEVETIEHNRDKMVGVTVFIGNKRGNASTSDFSPAALRDTVAAAYNIARFTAEDDCAGLAESELLETAPRDLDLYQPWNLDADEAADIARRAEDAAFATDPRIRNSEGASVSAQHSQFVLATSRGFLAGYPYSRHYIACAPIAGAGRNMQRDDWYTSKRSAAELAAPEAVGRYAAERALARLGARGLDTRKVPVLFEAPLAAGLLGAFVQAVSGGALYRKTSFLVDSLGKPVFAPHVQVVEDPHVPRAMGSAPFDEEGVCTQRRSVVKDGVVEGYFLSTYSARKLGMPTTGNAGGSHNLSFVSSLTRAEDDFAAMLKKLGTGLLLTELMGQGVNYVTGDYSRGASGFWVENGKIQYPVEEITVASTLQEMFGHIVAIGADTLVRGTKQTGSVLIEQMTIAGQ, encoded by the coding sequence ATGGCTGCACACAAGGACGTCAAACAACGGTTTTTCCCGCATACGCAAGATGAACTGAAGGAAATTGCTTCGGACATCCTGCGCCACGCGAAGTCGCTGGGCGCGACGGATGCCGCGACCGAAATTTCCGAAGGCGATGGTCTGTCGGTTTCCGTCCGGCGCGCTGAGGTTGAAACAATCGAACACAACCGCGACAAGATGGTGGGCGTCACCGTTTTCATCGGCAACAAGCGCGGCAATGCGAGCACTTCTGATTTTTCGCCCGCGGCGCTCAGGGACACGGTCGCGGCGGCCTACAACATCGCCCGCTTTACCGCCGAGGATGACTGTGCCGGGCTGGCTGAAAGCGAACTGCTCGAAACTGCGCCGCGCGATCTCGATCTGTACCAGCCATGGAACCTGGACGCTGACGAAGCGGCCGATATTGCCCGCCGCGCTGAAGACGCGGCGTTCGCTACTGATCCCCGTATCCGCAATTCGGAAGGCGCGAGCGTGTCGGCGCAGCATTCGCAATTTGTGCTGGCGACCTCGCGCGGTTTTCTCGCGGGTTATCCGTATTCGCGGCATTACATCGCGTGTGCGCCGATCGCGGGAGCGGGGCGCAACATGCAGCGCGATGACTGGTACACCTCCAAACGCAGCGCGGCCGAGCTGGCGGCACCCGAAGCCGTGGGCCGCTATGCCGCAGAGCGTGCGCTGGCCCGGCTGGGCGCGCGTGGGCTCGATACGCGCAAGGTGCCTGTGCTGTTCGAGGCGCCGCTGGCTGCTGGCCTGCTGGGCGCTTTCGTGCAGGCAGTGAGCGGTGGTGCGCTCTATCGCAAGACTTCGTTCCTGGTCGACAGCCTGGGCAAACCGGTGTTCGCTCCGCATGTGCAAGTGGTCGAGGACCCGCATGTGCCGCGCGCCATGGGCAGCGCGCCTTTCGATGAAGAAGGCGTGTGCACGCAGCGGCGCTCGGTTGTGAAAGACGGTGTGGTGGAAGGCTATTTTCTGTCGACGTATTCGGCCCGCAAGCTGGGCATGCCGACCACGGGTAACGCGGGCGGCTCGCATAACCTGTCGTTCGTGAGTTCCCTGACACGCGCGGAAGACGATTTTGCCGCGATGCTGAAAAAGCTTGGCACGGGCTTGTTGCTGACGGAGCTCATGGGGCAGGGCGTCAATTACGTGACCGGCGATTATTCGCGTGGCGCATCGGGCTTCTGGGTCGAGAACGGCAAGATCCAGTATCCGGTCGAGGAAATCACCGTGGCCAGCACGCTGCAGGAGATGTTCGGACATATCGTGGCGATCGGTGCGGATACGCTGGTGCGTGGCACGAAGCAAACGGGCTCGGTGCTGATCGAACAGATGACGATCGCGGGGCAGTAA
- a CDS encoding class I SAM-dependent methyltransferase, which produces MKHHDQVAEAFGATAAAYLASPVHATGADLRTLAEAIATTPDAVVLDMGCGAGHASFAVAPHAASVVAYDIAPPMLATVAAAARERGCDNIRTQQGAAEQLPFAAASFDWVISRMSAHHWRDVGAALAEVRRVLKPGGRVLFVDIAGHDEPLFDTHLQAVELLRDGSHIRNYRANEWLAFFAAAGMVANVRQRWRLPLEFAAWVARMRTPEPRVVAIRSLWASAPDEVRQYYAVADDGSFELDALLLEARLATP; this is translated from the coding sequence ATGAAACATCACGATCAGGTTGCCGAAGCTTTTGGCGCGACCGCTGCCGCTTACCTTGCCAGCCCGGTGCACGCCACGGGTGCGGACCTGCGCACGCTGGCTGAGGCGATCGCCACGACCCCCGATGCTGTGGTGCTCGACATGGGCTGTGGCGCGGGGCACGCCAGTTTTGCCGTTGCGCCGCACGCCGCCTCGGTGGTCGCGTATGACATCGCGCCGCCGATGCTGGCCACGGTGGCGGCCGCCGCGCGCGAGCGGGGTTGCGACAACATTCGCACGCAGCAGGGCGCGGCGGAGCAGTTGCCGTTTGCCGCCGCTTCGTTTGACTGGGTGATCAGCCGGATGAGTGCGCATCACTGGCGCGACGTGGGTGCCGCGCTTGCTGAAGTGCGGCGCGTGCTGAAGCCCGGCGGACGGGTGTTGTTCGTCGATATCGCGGGCCATGACGAGCCACTCTTCGACACGCATCTGCAAGCGGTCGAACTGTTGCGCGATGGCTCACACATTCGCAACTACCGGGCGAACGAATGGCTCGCGTTCTTTGCCGCAGCCGGGATGGTGGCGAATGTGCGGCAGCGCTGGCGCTTGCCGCTTGAATTCGCGGCCTGGGTGGCGCGCATGCGCACGCCCGAGCCGCGCGTGGTGGCCATTCGCTCGCTGTGGGCCAGCGCTCCAGACGAAGTGCGGCAGTACTACGCGGTCGCGGACGATGGTTCGTTCGAACTTGACGCGCTGCTGCTTGAAGCGCGCCTTGCCACGCCGTGA
- the yjgA gene encoding ribosome biogenesis factor YjgA has product MTRKTRIQPMETAVVNEEDDNGYDRPSKSQLKRDMHALQALGEALIALPKDALKRMPMPEKLDDAVREARRITDHEGRRRQVQYVGRVMRTLLDDETAALRLALDTQRGVNKAETARLHWIERTRDKLLADDTALTDFIRQHPGVDPQEGRMLIRNTRRETLQGKPPRYYRELFQWIKHADDHDAHASDDNNPEDAHDDTDTQPDTQP; this is encoded by the coding sequence ATGACACGCAAAACCCGCATCCAGCCCATGGAAACCGCTGTCGTCAACGAAGAAGACGATAACGGTTACGACCGTCCCAGCAAATCGCAGTTAAAGCGCGACATGCATGCCCTTCAAGCGCTCGGCGAAGCGCTGATCGCGCTGCCCAAAGACGCATTGAAACGCATGCCGATGCCAGAAAAACTCGACGATGCCGTGCGCGAAGCACGACGCATCACCGATCACGAAGGCCGGCGCCGCCAGGTTCAGTATGTCGGCCGCGTCATGCGCACACTGCTCGATGACGAAACCGCCGCGTTGCGGCTCGCGCTCGATACGCAGCGCGGCGTCAACAAGGCGGAAACAGCCCGGCTGCACTGGATCGAGCGCACGCGCGACAAACTGCTGGCCGACGACACCGCCCTCACCGATTTCATTCGCCAGCATCCTGGCGTGGATCCGCAGGAAGGCCGCATGCTAATCCGCAATACGCGCCGGGAAACCCTGCAAGGCAAGCCCCCACGTTATTACCGCGAGCTGTTCCAGTGGATCAAGCATGCGGATGATCACGACGCCCATGCCTCTGATGACAACAACCCCGAGGACGCGCATGACGACACCGACACCCAGCCCGACACCCAGCCTTAG
- a CDS encoding helix-turn-helix transcriptional regulator yields the protein MTSASPPPDLVSHGSASALGDFIRAHRERLTPQAAGLPPGPRRRTPGLRREEVAQLCGVSPTWYTWIEQGRPVSASADALARIAVALQLSRAERAYLFELAAQRDPAEPDPEAADAPAALLETVELVAAPAYVLDRQWNALAWNARAAELFTGWLDGAHERNLLRFTFAEAAAQTLIVDWETRARRLVAEFRADSIRHLNDAPTRNLIDTLSATSEAFARFWASQDVGEREGGRREFNHPDQGRLVYDQITFKPAQREDLKLVVLVRR from the coding sequence ATGACTTCAGCCTCGCCCCCTCCCGATCTCGTCTCCCACGGTTCAGCCAGCGCGCTGGGCGACTTCATCCGCGCCCACCGCGAGCGGCTGACGCCTCAGGCGGCAGGCTTGCCGCCCGGCCCACGGCGGCGCACGCCGGGCCTGCGCCGTGAGGAAGTCGCGCAGCTGTGCGGGGTCAGCCCGACCTGGTACACGTGGATTGAACAGGGCCGCCCGGTGTCGGCCTCCGCCGATGCCCTCGCGCGCATCGCCGTGGCATTACAGTTGTCGCGCGCCGAGCGTGCCTATTTATTCGAACTCGCCGCGCAACGCGACCCCGCCGAGCCGGACCCCGAAGCAGCCGATGCCCCCGCCGCGCTACTCGAAACCGTCGAGCTCGTTGCCGCGCCCGCCTACGTGCTCGATCGTCAATGGAATGCGCTGGCATGGAATGCCCGTGCCGCCGAGCTGTTCACCGGCTGGCTCGATGGCGCGCACGAGCGCAACTTGCTGCGTTTCACCTTCGCCGAAGCCGCCGCGCAAACGCTGATTGTCGACTGGGAGACACGAGCGCGCCGCCTGGTCGCGGAGTTTCGCGCCGACAGCATCCGTCATCTGAACGATGCCCCCACACGCAATCTGATCGACACGCTGAGCGCCACAAGCGAAGCCTTTGCGCGCTTCTGGGCCTCGCAAGACGTGGGCGAGCGCGAAGGCGGCCGGCGCGAATTCAACCATCCAGACCAGGGCCGGCTGGTGTATGACCAGATCACGTTCAAGCCCGCCCAGCGCGAAGATCTCAAGCTGGTCGTGCTGGTACGCCGCTAG